Proteins encoded in a region of the Halothiobacillus diazotrophicus genome:
- a CDS encoding WD40 repeat domain-containing protein, whose product MMTTAPQDIFLGEPTWLATPQSSLQINSVAVSPDGQLTVGGSSSEFGTGQFCFYGYDATGAEVWRVPVSGPDATQGVFWVAISDDKRFAACGGETGETAGFLYIVDATDGRILFQDNQLPSRVNQLTFSHDGNLLLADFEHELRLYQYFEHELQSCQYTVGCSDLALSAWSQSDSIGLPTDFSSYSGVLAASGDRVWVGAINYNTQPYTGLVQQIEVTDGKFGAVATYDQAQGVMRVVATENGVYAAASLHDGSCAFFQAVQPTTAFVYKPDLASLDIAYAIAITETPAKQLVIVVGANQSPIGDKKGDTGVLYRVDVVQTQSEIANFPVWAPQPGWTHSLLYGVNPGVSLDRDATLVTATDGEPDEEGGGINQDESPGNFYLLDARSGQQLWQYDTRLMNWPMALTPDGRTAVGGSDDGSIYYWKL is encoded by the coding sequence ATGATGACCACAGCACCTCAAGATATCTTTCTCGGTGAGCCGACCTGGCTGGCGACGCCGCAAAGCAGTCTGCAGATCAATTCCGTCGCGGTCAGTCCGGATGGTCAGTTGACTGTCGGCGGTTCATCCAGTGAATTTGGTACCGGGCAGTTTTGTTTTTATGGATATGACGCCACAGGCGCCGAGGTATGGCGTGTCCCAGTGTCAGGCCCAGACGCCACGCAGGGCGTGTTCTGGGTGGCTATCAGCGACGACAAGCGCTTTGCTGCGTGTGGCGGAGAGACGGGCGAAACCGCCGGATTTTTGTATATCGTCGATGCCACGGATGGCCGCATCCTGTTTCAGGACAATCAACTCCCGTCGCGCGTCAATCAGCTGACATTTTCCCATGACGGTAATTTACTGCTCGCCGATTTCGAGCATGAGTTGCGGCTCTACCAATACTTCGAACATGAATTGCAGTCCTGCCAATATACGGTTGGCTGTTCCGATTTGGCGTTGTCGGCCTGGTCACAGAGCGACAGCATCGGCTTGCCGACGGATTTCTCCAGCTACAGCGGCGTGTTGGCTGCTTCTGGCGACCGGGTGTGGGTTGGCGCGATTAACTACAATACTCAACCCTATACCGGCCTGGTACAACAGATTGAAGTGACGGACGGCAAATTCGGTGCCGTGGCGACTTATGACCAGGCCCAGGGTGTGATGCGTGTGGTGGCCACGGAGAACGGCGTTTATGCGGCCGCATCGCTGCACGACGGCAGTTGTGCGTTCTTTCAGGCGGTACAGCCAACGACAGCTTTTGTCTACAAGCCGGACTTGGCGTCGCTCGATATCGCTTATGCCATCGCCATTACCGAAACGCCGGCAAAACAACTGGTCATCGTGGTCGGCGCCAATCAGAGCCCTATCGGCGACAAAAAGGGCGATACCGGCGTGTTGTATCGGGTTGATGTCGTGCAAACCCAATCGGAAATCGCCAATTTTCCAGTATGGGCGCCGCAACCGGGCTGGACTCATTCCTTGCTGTACGGGGTTAATCCGGGGGTGTCACTGGATCGGGATGCAACGCTGGTCACGGCGACCGATGGCGAACCGGATGAAGAGGGCGGCGGTATCAATCAAGACGAATCGCCGGGGAACTTCTATTTGCTGGATGCTAGATCTGGTCAACAATTGTGGCAATATGACACTCGGCTGATGAATTGGCCAATGGCACTGACTCCTGATGGTAGAACGGCGGTGGGCGGCAGTGATGACGGCAGTATCTATTACTGGAAATTGTAG
- a CDS encoding methyl-accepting chemotaxis protein, whose protein sequence is MKKNLPVTQNSVTFSDDDFLVSTTDLKGIITYVNDNFINVSGYSREELIGKNHNTVRHPDMPPAAFGDLWQTLKRGESWRNLVKNRCKNGDFYWVDAYVSPIYKGKEIIGYQSVRTRPTDAQIAIAERLYRQLNDTPDAVVPRKRQITNLSALMLINIGMLGLMLFQIVNFLLLLRGADHLSTMRFVIGLLGVLWPIPMYLVIRSLFAPIHRTAHWLQKITAGELREKIDVLGRNEVGVITESTKSLQARLITVIGEFTESSVTLSSVAEQLSSSSEQSVKGLEHQMRQTEMAATAMNQMTASVQDVARNAAETAEAVAQAQKQTAEGQQELQRTHEAINQLSARLDGTAMVIDTLRTKGDAIENVVKLISGIADQTNLLALNAAIEAARAGEHGRGFAVVADEVRSLAAKTQSSTIEIRDMIEQLRSGIVEAVDVVQQGHSQMENVKERATATEQALGYINTAVQRIGDMSAQIATATEEQSMVAEEMNRNITEIRSQTDTAASLSRDNASLGIEIEALSDDLKRIVSAYNLGSSNQTVKRLPGRRLSHAMVEERSSSAALATRTRRAVPRSQGAVTPARGAV, encoded by the coding sequence GTGAAAAAAAATCTTCCAGTTACGCAAAATAGCGTTACCTTCTCCGATGATGATTTTCTGGTTTCGACGACGGATCTCAAGGGGATCATTACCTACGTCAACGACAACTTCATCAATGTGAGCGGTTATTCCCGAGAGGAACTGATCGGTAAGAATCACAATACCGTTCGTCATCCCGACATGCCGCCCGCCGCATTCGGGGACTTGTGGCAAACCCTGAAAAGGGGGGAGTCCTGGCGAAACCTCGTGAAGAATCGCTGCAAGAACGGCGACTTCTATTGGGTGGATGCCTATGTCAGCCCCATCTACAAAGGCAAGGAGATCATTGGCTATCAGTCGGTACGTACGCGACCGACGGACGCACAAATCGCGATTGCCGAGCGTCTCTATCGCCAATTGAACGACACTCCGGATGCCGTCGTGCCCCGCAAGCGACAGATCACGAATCTGTCCGCGCTGATGCTGATTAATATCGGCATGTTGGGCCTGATGCTGTTTCAGATCGTCAATTTTCTGCTGTTATTGCGTGGGGCGGATCATCTGTCCACCATGCGTTTCGTGATTGGTTTGCTCGGTGTTTTGTGGCCGATTCCCATGTATTTGGTCATCCGGTCGCTGTTCGCGCCGATTCATCGCACGGCGCACTGGCTGCAAAAAATCACCGCTGGCGAATTGCGTGAAAAAATCGACGTGCTTGGGCGTAACGAGGTGGGGGTGATTACCGAGTCCACCAAATCCTTGCAAGCCCGACTGATTACGGTGATCGGCGAATTCACGGAGTCTTCGGTGACCCTGTCGTCGGTGGCCGAGCAGCTATCGAGCAGCAGTGAACAGTCGGTCAAGGGGCTCGAGCATCAGATGCGGCAAACCGAGATGGCTGCGACGGCAATGAATCAGATGACCGCCAGCGTGCAGGATGTGGCGCGGAACGCGGCAGAGACCGCCGAGGCCGTGGCGCAGGCCCAGAAGCAGACGGCCGAAGGGCAACAGGAACTGCAGCGGACGCACGAAGCGATCAACCAGTTGTCGGCGCGGCTGGATGGCACTGCCATGGTGATTGACACGCTGCGCACCAAGGGCGATGCGATCGAGAACGTGGTCAAACTGATCAGCGGCATTGCCGACCAGACGAATCTGCTGGCGTTGAACGCGGCGATCGAGGCGGCGCGTGCCGGCGAACATGGGCGCGGGTTCGCCGTGGTGGCCGACGAGGTGCGTTCCCTGGCCGCCAAGACCCAATCTTCGACCATTGAAATCCGCGACATGATCGAACAGTTGCGCAGCGGGATCGTCGAGGCCGTGGACGTGGTCCAGCAGGGACACAGCCAGATGGAGAACGTCAAGGAACGGGCGACGGCGACCGAGCAGGCGCTAGGCTATATCAATACGGCGGTGCAGCGCATCGGTGACATGAGTGCGCAGATCGCCACGGCCACGGAAGAACAGAGCATGGTGGCCGAGGAAATGAATCGCAACATCACCGAGATTCGTAGTCAGACCGACACGGCCGCGAGCCTGAGTCGGGACAATGCGTCATTGGGTATCGAAATCGAGGCACTGTCTGATGATCTCAAGCGGATCGTGTCGGCCTACAACCTTGGTTCGAGCAACCAGACCGTCAAGCGCCTCCCTGGCAGAAGGCTGTCTCATGCGATGGTTGAGGAGCGGTCGAGCTCCGCGGCGTTGGCCACACGCACGCGCCGTGCGGTACCTCGGTCTCAAGGGGCAGTCACCCCCGCGCGCGGGGCAGTTTGA
- a CDS encoding sensor domain-containing diguanylate cyclase: MDDFDINKERLELALEAAGLDLWENNLVTGEVTRKVSKIFAELGYGEHESGAYMDELFKLIHPDDIPVIRCAVESHVAGDSAQYRCEFRIRAKDGRWVWFANYGKIMDRHLETSGQRFIGVTFNIDDRKRREAELSAANRKLVRQNALLEKMNLMLQSLATTDPLTGIANRRQIMEVGVSEVQRALRLAHPLSLLVADIDLFKQVNDTWGHPTGDRVICAVADACLRSVRSDVDIVGRIGGEEFALILPETDGTNAQGLAERLRATVAALPISAAENAVLSVTLSIGVATLSPTCTSFRDLLIQADRALYGAKDSGRNCVHLLPA; this comes from the coding sequence ATGGACGATTTCGACATCAACAAGGAACGATTGGAACTGGCCCTGGAGGCAGCCGGTCTCGACCTCTGGGAAAACAATCTTGTTACGGGGGAAGTGACCCGCAAGGTTTCCAAGATATTCGCGGAACTGGGTTACGGCGAACACGAGTCCGGGGCCTACATGGATGAATTGTTCAAGCTGATCCACCCGGATGATATCCCGGTGATCCGCTGCGCCGTCGAGTCACACGTCGCCGGGGATAGCGCCCAGTATCGCTGCGAGTTCCGAATTCGAGCCAAGGATGGTCGGTGGGTCTGGTTTGCCAACTACGGCAAGATCATGGATCGTCATTTGGAAACGTCCGGGCAGCGTTTCATCGGCGTCACGTTCAATATCGACGACCGCAAGCGGCGCGAGGCTGAACTGTCTGCGGCCAATCGCAAGCTGGTTCGCCAGAACGCATTGCTCGAAAAGATGAATCTGATGCTGCAATCCCTGGCGACAACGGATCCGCTGACTGGGATCGCCAACCGACGGCAGATCATGGAGGTCGGAGTCAGCGAAGTGCAGCGAGCCCTTCGTTTGGCGCATCCGCTGTCCTTGCTCGTGGCGGATATCGACCTGTTCAAACAGGTGAACGATACCTGGGGGCATCCCACCGGGGATCGGGTGATCTGTGCCGTGGCGGATGCCTGTCTGCGCAGCGTTCGCAGCGACGTGGATATCGTTGGGCGGATCGGCGGTGAGGAATTTGCCTTGATCCTGCCCGAAACCGATGGCACCAACGCGCAGGGTCTGGCGGAGCGATTGCGCGCTACCGTGGCAGCCCTACCGATTTCCGCCGCCGAAAATGCCGTTCTTTCCGTGACGCTCAGTATCGGGGTGGCCACCCTTTCGCCCACCTGTACCTCGTTCAGGGATCTGCTGATCCAGGCGGATCGGGCACTGTATGGTGCCAAGGACTCGGGGCGGAACTGCGTGCATCTGCTCCCTGCCTGA
- a CDS encoding S-methyl thiohydantoin desulfurase domain-containing protein — protein sequence MAGLEYGLNDFRQIAAGAAVLGSGGGGSYADAVRVLNELEQRGWSGSVVVQPYDGATNACVLALMGSPDAADTLTLADMERAIAHTVCTFEVATGMALGTVVPVEVGPVNSLIPLIAATLSTNSIAWVVDGDGAGRAVPELPQTTYSGCRALAATPCALADDARSPEAAQSAVLRAPTAAQVESLAGGIVATAAFGSFSGIALWPSNATNGYALSEGYLFGTLSQAHALGEYLLAGSVPRRTVDVANRIAELTERVATPVATNFYITEVSESTNASSLDAGIIRLDNTPDPINSAATVYLYNLNENLIMYSSEQTDPCVIAPDSICYYSESTGRGFSNATDDLATYFDFRTGRSTGLAVSVIKVAAVPAFTYAPGVLASFATLLRKIGFAGALPYSG from the coding sequence ATGGCTGGTCTTGAGTATGGGCTGAACGACTTTCGGCAGATCGCGGCGGGTGCCGCCGTGCTTGGCAGCGGTGGCGGGGGAAGCTATGCCGATGCCGTCCGCGTACTGAACGAACTGGAACAGCGGGGGTGGTCCGGTTCGGTGGTCGTGCAACCCTATGACGGTGCCACCAATGCCTGCGTCCTCGCCCTGATGGGCTCTCCGGACGCGGCAGACACCCTGACCCTGGCCGACATGGAGCGTGCCATTGCGCATACGGTCTGTACCTTCGAGGTGGCCACCGGAATGGCGCTGGGCACGGTGGTCCCTGTCGAAGTCGGTCCCGTCAATTCGCTCATTCCCTTGATCGCCGCAACCCTGTCCACCAATTCGATCGCCTGGGTGGTGGATGGGGATGGGGCGGGCCGCGCCGTACCGGAATTGCCCCAGACCACCTACAGCGGTTGCCGAGCATTGGCTGCGACGCCCTGTGCGCTGGCGGACGACGCCCGATCGCCAGAGGCGGCGCAATCCGCGGTGCTGCGGGCGCCCACCGCGGCCCAGGTGGAGTCGCTGGCGGGGGGGATCGTCGCCACTGCGGCTTTCGGCAGCTTCTCTGGGATTGCACTCTGGCCCTCCAATGCGACCAACGGCTATGCCCTGAGCGAGGGGTATCTGTTCGGGACATTGTCCCAGGCCCATGCCTTGGGTGAATACCTTCTCGCCGGCTCGGTGCCTCGCAGGACTGTCGATGTCGCGAATCGGATCGCGGAACTGACGGAACGGGTCGCCACACCGGTCGCGACCAACTTCTACATCACCGAGGTGAGCGAGTCGACCAATGCCTCGTCACTCGATGCGGGCATCATTCGCCTCGACAACACGCCGGACCCGATTAACAGCGCGGCCACCGTCTATCTCTACAACCTGAACGAAAATCTGATCATGTATTCGAGCGAGCAGACTGACCCCTGCGTCATCGCTCCGGATTCCATCTGCTATTACTCGGAAAGTACGGGGCGTGGTTTTTCCAACGCCACTGATGATCTGGCGACATACTTCGACTTCAGGACAGGGCGGAGTACGGGATTGGCGGTCAGTGTCATCAAGGTCGCTGCCGTGCCCGCTTTCACCTATGCCCCGGGTGTGCTTGCGTCCTTCGCGACATTGTTGCGCAAGATCGGCTTTGCCGGCGCGTTACCTTATTCCGGTTAA
- the glgP gene encoding alpha-glucan family phosphorylase, with translation MIDLKPYLPRELPPPLEALSVLALDLRWSWNHASDELWRLIDPDLWEATGNPWLIMQSVSRERLDTLAADEAFMSEFQRIIRDRAENLAETTWFDRVERGEELGLVAYFSMEFGLSESLPIYSGGLGILAGDVLKTASDLGVPMVGIGLLYQQGYFRQAINGNGEQLAYFPFNDPAMLPILPLRDASGSWLRIQVELPGRSLQLRCWDVQIGRTHLYLLDANHPVNNPRDRGITGELYGGDNETRLAQEIILGIGGWRLLEALDLPVRVCHLNEGHAALAVLERAARAMPQLDVDFVTALRATRAGNIFTTHTPVPAAFDRFDPLLARQYLEPYATQWGIDLDTLLDLGRGVSDGADAPLNMAYLALRASGAAFGVSRLHGSVSRALFAPLFPRWPLDEVPIGHITNGVHTPTWDSQAADALWTRACGKARWSGEIKPVAEKVAVLDDETLWNFRAQQRHGLIGALRARIALQRANRGEPQDRVAASVNLLDPNTLTLGFARRFTGYKRPNLLLEQPERLARLLSDPHRPVQLVLAGKAHPKDGPGQAMIRQWFEFIRQNEALSRHVIFIEDYDMALAAELVQGVDVWINTPRRPWEASGTSGMKVLVNGGLNLSELDGWWAEAYTPDVGWALGDRAEHDSDPVWDRHEAEMLYQVLEESVIPDFYARDARGIPQRWVARVRESMAHLTPVYSTNRMLREYVETYYLPAARAVGNRLARGGEAARALQDWARRIDAHWPAVRIGGANLGVEAGVLHVDVQVFLDDLQVDDVCVQLFANSVEADTAPERHVLVRSEPLPGAVNGFHYTAHVATNRSVADYTVRVVPNHPLASIPLDSRHILWDHE, from the coding sequence ATGATCGATCTGAAACCGTATTTACCCCGGGAGTTGCCCCCCCCGCTCGAGGCGCTGTCGGTTCTGGCACTGGATCTGCGTTGGAGCTGGAACCACGCTTCTGATGAGCTGTGGCGGCTGATCGATCCGGATCTCTGGGAGGCCACGGGCAACCCCTGGCTCATCATGCAGAGCGTTTCGCGTGAACGGTTGGATACCTTGGCCGCGGACGAAGCATTCATGAGCGAGTTTCAGCGCATCATCCGGGATCGGGCCGAGAATCTTGCCGAAACCACCTGGTTCGATCGCGTCGAGCGCGGGGAGGAACTGGGGCTCGTAGCCTATTTCAGCATGGAGTTCGGGCTCAGCGAGTCGCTGCCGATCTACTCCGGTGGTCTCGGGATTCTGGCCGGGGATGTGCTCAAGACCGCGAGCGATCTCGGGGTGCCCATGGTGGGTATCGGCCTGCTCTATCAGCAGGGCTATTTCCGTCAGGCGATCAACGGCAATGGCGAGCAGCTGGCCTATTTCCCCTTCAACGATCCGGCGATGCTGCCGATTCTCCCCCTGCGCGATGCTTCCGGCAGCTGGCTGCGAATCCAGGTGGAGTTGCCCGGACGCAGCCTGCAACTGCGTTGCTGGGACGTGCAGATCGGGCGGACGCATCTCTATCTGCTCGATGCCAATCATCCGGTGAACAATCCCCGGGATCGCGGGATTACCGGCGAATTGTACGGTGGCGACAACGAAACCCGTCTGGCGCAGGAAATCATTCTGGGCATCGGTGGCTGGCGATTGCTGGAAGCGCTGGATCTCCCGGTGCGCGTCTGCCACCTGAACGAAGGGCATGCCGCTCTCGCGGTGCTGGAGCGGGCCGCCCGTGCGATGCCTCAACTGGACGTAGACTTTGTCACGGCGCTCCGCGCCACACGGGCCGGAAACATCTTCACGACCCATACCCCCGTGCCCGCGGCCTTTGACCGGTTCGATCCCCTGTTGGCGCGGCAGTATCTCGAACCGTATGCGACGCAATGGGGGATCGATCTGGACACGCTGCTCGATCTTGGCCGCGGCGTATCGGATGGGGCGGACGCGCCATTGAACATGGCCTATCTCGCCTTGCGGGCCAGTGGGGCGGCCTTTGGCGTTTCCCGTCTGCATGGCAGCGTCTCGCGGGCGTTGTTTGCCCCGCTTTTCCCCCGTTGGCCGCTGGACGAGGTGCCCATCGGCCACATCACCAATGGCGTGCATACCCCAACCTGGGATTCGCAGGCGGCCGACGCCCTGTGGACGCGGGCCTGTGGCAAGGCTCGATGGAGCGGCGAAATCAAGCCGGTGGCGGAGAAGGTCGCCGTACTCGACGACGAAACCCTGTGGAATTTCCGTGCCCAGCAGCGGCATGGCCTGATCGGCGCGTTGCGGGCCCGCATTGCCCTGCAACGCGCCAACCGCGGCGAACCGCAGGATCGGGTGGCCGCTTCCGTCAATCTGCTCGACCCCAATACCCTGACATTGGGGTTTGCCCGACGCTTCACGGGCTACAAGCGACCCAATCTTCTGCTGGAACAGCCAGAACGACTGGCTCGGCTGCTGAGTGATCCCCATCGCCCCGTGCAACTGGTGCTGGCGGGCAAGGCACATCCCAAGGATGGCCCCGGGCAGGCCATGATCCGGCAGTGGTTCGAGTTCATCCGGCAGAACGAGGCGCTCAGCCGACACGTCATCTTCATCGAGGATTACGACATGGCGCTTGCGGCCGAACTGGTGCAGGGCGTCGACGTCTGGATCAATACCCCGCGTCGACCCTGGGAGGCCAGCGGCACGAGCGGCATGAAGGTCCTGGTCAACGGGGGGCTGAATCTGTCCGAGCTCGATGGTTGGTGGGCCGAGGCCTATACCCCGGATGTGGGCTGGGCGCTGGGCGATCGGGCGGAGCACGATTCCGATCCGGTCTGGGATCGACACGAAGCCGAGATGCTTTATCAGGTGCTTGAGGAATCCGTGATCCCCGACTTTTACGCGCGGGACGCCCGGGGCATCCCGCAGCGTTGGGTCGCCCGCGTGCGCGAGAGCATGGCGCACCTCACCCCAGTCTATTCGACGAACCGGATGCTGCGGGAATACGTCGAAACCTATTACCTGCCCGCTGCACGGGCCGTGGGCAACCGATTGGCGCGTGGCGGTGAGGCGGCTCGTGCACTCCAGGACTGGGCGCGCCGCATTGATGCGCACTGGCCGGCGGTGCGCATCGGGGGCGCCAATCTCGGCGTAGAGGCGGGGGTATTGCACGTTGATGTTCAGGTATTCCTGGATGATCTGCAGGTTGACGATGTCTGCGTGCAGTTGTTTGCAAACTCGGTAGAAGCGGATACCGCGCCGGAGAGACATGTGCTGGTGCGCTCCGAGCCGCTGCCCGGCGCCGTGAATGGCTTCCATTACACCGCGCATGTGGCCACGAACCGCTCCGTGGCCGACTACACGGTTCGGGTCGTGCCGAATCATCCCCTGGCGTCAATCCCGCTGGATTCGCGGCACATCCTCTGGGATCACGAATGA